The following are encoded in a window of Drosophila simulans strain w501 chromosome 3L, Prin_Dsim_3.1, whole genome shotgun sequence genomic DNA:
- the LOC6736723 gene encoding ensconsin isoform X11 translates to MASLGGQHGNISTNPEVENTAKRPESREGSAERKASKDREEKLKYARDRQNEERHRKIEELRAQAEAAQRYREQKEEERRRRIEEIRTRDTEKRHQVEERKKAIFEAEKERREYILKKNQERESRIEVKKRDRNSIGFAFGSSTPRLLDVPADYGLVSPSAFWGQRRSTSISNVAGASLTRRSSERELADSGAKKRASSSTDRQDDHRRKSSSMYEVFNWGYSNDEPPKRFSLSIAGSEINIDGPANPHPPPTSKQTANAHRPTNLTTTTATSTTTAGHNNFNNHNSYRKEDSVDSSPMVFRSVYRRKTDLMPTIPSPRDGHYGSRGSLSSTPARTPGSRSGNATPGGHFNSSRPGSAMSTSTNMSTSGLVPRRPATAPRKPRPASIAGTGMSLEEINKLKRDQKPPVKTTAASPSAQTTPKRTANLMSTSLIVTSSSSRLSSAEKKTPSKREPPVPKAASASKALPSRTASSERISRLTKEPKTKDTSAMTRSMIVTSSSTSTITKPAPAPVAPASAPVPEQNGVTKEVEKTPVDEPVPEAEVPTEAPVAVPSVSKAEKEALNTEKTEEGARQEEEQTFVVESMPEALVTSVNVEEKSDEGTEKEVPKAQEQAAPKKPSRSKENSEVRELTPPEGADLMTASMMAKKITTEEEAKAALAERRRLAREEAERQAELERQRLEAERLAEIKAQEEEAERQRLFEEESTRLAEEQRRGEEERLRKAIEEAQQREEEEKRRREEEEKQRVEREEAEKKAKEEAEKQRVEVAERLKREEKEREERRKRVEAIMLRTRKGGAATTPSKDANDKAAPAAPAPDNNSSSNSSVTGSSNNSAEGSPSTADSTPAPTATETVQEAPNSQAMYEQSVLDKENSLINSFSTMIIDENAKNLQQVSNGKLLVDFESTNTVPAVANGNGHIENVNNKNDINLLQDVVAPVATQLIDLSIESQDLHLNNNNSLLTSTAATTTLVTADSHENKDISLL, encoded by the exons ATGGCGAGTCTTGGGGGCCAACACGGAAATATTTCGACTAATCCAGAAG TGGAAAACACAGCCAAGCGACCCGAAAGTCGCGAGGGCAGCGCCGAGCGAAAAG CGTCCAAAGACCGTGAGGAGAAACTGAAATATGCCCGCGATCGCCAAAATGAGGAGCGCCACCGGAAGATCGAGGAGCTGCGCGCCCAGGCCGAGGCCGCCCAGCGCTACCGTGaacaaaaggaggaggagcgccgTCGACGCATCGAGGAGATCCGTACCCGGGACACAGAGAAGCGCCACCAGGTGGAGGAGCGCAAGAAGGCCATTTTCGAGGCCGAGAAGGAGCGCCGCGAGTACATCCTCAAAAAGAATCAG GAACGCGAGTCCCGGATAGAAGTCAAAAAGCGGGACAGAAACTCCATCGGCTTCGCTTTTGGCTCCTCGACTCCCCGCCTGCTGGATGTGCCCGCGGATTATGGTCTGGTATCGCCCAGTGCCTTTTGGGGTCAGCGGAG GTCCACATCTATATCGAACGTAGCGGGCGCCTCGCTCACACGTCGAAGTTCAGAGCGTGAACTTGCCGACAGTGGTGCTAAGAAGCGTGCCTCCTCATCGACGGACCGACAAGATG ATCACCGACGCAAGTCTTCCTCCATGTACGAGGTGTTCAATTGGGGCTATTCCAATGACGAGCCGCCCAAGCGGTTCTCGCTCTCTATCGCCGGCAGCGAGATAAATATCGATGGGCCGGCCAATCCCCATCCGCCGCCCACTTCCAAACAAACAGCCAACGCGCACAGACCTACAAATCtcacaacaaccacagcaaCAAGCACCACTACTGCAGGCCACAACAACTTTAACAACCATAACTCGTATCGTAAGG AAGATAGCGTTGACTCATCACCCATGGTGTTCCGAAGCGTTTACCGCAGGAAAACGGACCTCATGCCGACAATACCTAGCCCCCGAGACGGGCATTATGGTTCGCGAGGCTCCCTGAGCTCCACGCCGGCCAGAACCCCAG GCTCGCGATCGGGAAATGCCACGCCCGGCGGACACTTCAATAGCTCAAGGCCCGGCAGCGCCATGTCCACATCGACAAACATGTCCACATCCGGGCTGGTGCCCAGGCGACCGGCAACAGCACCCCGAAAACCGAGGCCCGCCAGTATCGCCGGAACGGGCATGTCCCTCGAGG AGATTAACAAACTCAAGAGGGATCAGAAGCCGCCCGTGAAGACGACAGCCGCCTCGCCATCCGCACAAACGACACCCAAACGAACTGCAAACCTTATGTCCACCTCCCTGATCGTGACCTCCAGCTCATCGCGGCTGAGCAGCGCCGAGAAGAAGACGCCCTCGAAGCGG GAACCTCCGGTACCCAAGGCAGCATCAGCTTCAAAGGCGCTGCCAAGTCGCACGGCCAGTTCCGAGCGCATCAGTAGGCTTACCAAGGAACCGAAAACCAAGGATACCTCTGCAATGACTAGGTCGATGATTGTCACCAGCAGCAGTACCTCCACCATCACAAAACCAGCTCCTGCCCCGGTCGCACCCGCTTCCGCTCCAGTCCCTGAGCAGAATGGTGTGACCAAGGAGGTTGAGAAGACTCCTGTAGATGAGCCAGTTCCTGAGGCTGAAGTTCCTACCGAGGCTCCTGTTGCTGTTCCATCAGTGAGCAAGGCTGAGAAGGAAGCATTGAACACGGAGAAAACGGAAGAAGGGGCGCgtcaggaggaggagcaaaCTTTTGTGGTGGAATCTATGCCCGAAGCTTTGGTTACCTCAGTTAATGTAGAGGAAAAATCTGATGAGGGCACTGAAAAGGAGGTGCCTAAGGCTCAGGAGCAGGCTGCGCCCAAGAAACCATCGCGCAGCAAGGAGAACTCCGAGGTGCGGGAACTGACCCCACCAGAGGGTGCTGATCTGATGACCGCTTCGATGATGGCCAAGAAGATCACGaccgaggaggaggccaaggCCGCTTTGGCCGAGAGACGACGCCTGGCCCGCGAGGAGGCCGAACGACAGGCGGAATTAGAGCGCCAACGACTGGAGGCTGAACGCCTGGCAGAGATCAAAGCCCaagaggaggaggcggagcgCCAACGCCTGTTCGAGGAGGAGTCCACTCGCCTGGCCGAGGAACAGCGCCGCGGGGAGGAGGAGCGCCTGCGCAAGGCCATCGAG GAAGCCCAACAGCGTGAGGAGGAAGAGAAACGACGacgcgaggaggaggagaaacAGCGCGTGGAACGTGAGGAGGCCGAGAAGAAGGCCAAGGAGGAGGCAGAGAAGCAGCGCGTCGAGGTGGCCGAGCGCCTTAAGAGAGAGGAGAAGGAGCGCGAGGAACGTCGCAAGCGGGTGGAGGCCATCATGCTGCGCACCCGCAAGGGAGGCGCTGCCACCACACCCTCCAAG GACGCTAACGACAAAGCAGCTCCTGCCGCACCGGCTCCAGATAAtaatagcagcagcaacagcagcgtcaccgggagcagcaacaactcgGCTGAGGGCTCGCCCAGCACAGCAGATTCCACGCCAGCACCAACGGCAACGGAAACTGTCCAGGAGGCGCCAAACAGTCAGGCGATGTACGAGCAATCGGTGCTAGACAAGGAGAACTCGCTCATCAACAGCTTCTCCACGATGATCATCGATGAGAATGCCAAGAACCTGCAGCAGGTGAGCAACGGCAAGTTGCTGGTGGACTTCGAGAGCACCAACACAGTGCCGGCGGTTGCCAACGGCAATGGACACATCGAGAATGTCAACAACAAGAA TGACATCAATCTGCTGCAGGACGTAGTCGCTCCGGTCGCCACCCAGCTGATTGACCTGAGCATCGAGTCACAAGATCTACACctgaacaataacaacagcttGCTGACGAGCACAGCGGCAACCACCACGCTAGTCACTGCTGATAGTCACGAGAATAAAG ATATATCGCTGCTGTGA
- the LOC6736723 gene encoding ensconsin isoform X12: MASLGGQHGNISTNPEVENTAKRPESREGSAERKDREEKLKYARDRQNEERHRKIEELRAQAEAAQRYREQKEEERRRRIEEIRTRDTEKRHQVEERKKAIFEAEKERREYILKKNQERESRIEVKKRDRNSIGFAFGSSTPRLLDVPADYGLVSPSAFWGQRRSTSISNVAGASLTRRSSERELADSGAKKRASSSTDRQDGRAYSMNRLDQLAQPIRRNGEHMRAILERERRERELEMLDETASLGGGGGRRGAGSSARARRAGSAGSGSSSAAGIMSRSMTHLAGGGGQRERGKYSLGGGISTSFRPLASGAGGQRDSTSSRSGNATPGGHFNSSRPGSAMSTSTNMSTSGLVPRRPATAPRKPRPASIAGTGMSLEEINKLKRDQKPPVKTTAASPSAQTTPKRTANLMSTSLIVTSSSSRLSSAEKKTPSKREPPVPKAASASKALPSRTASSERISRLTKEPKTKDTSAMTRSMIVTSSSTSTITKPAPAPVAPASAPVPEQNGVTKEVEKTPVDEPVPEAEVPTEAPVAVPSVSKAEKEALNTEKTEEGARQEEEQTFVVESMPEALVTSVNVEEKSDEGTEKEVPKAQEQAAPKKPSRSKENSEVRELTPPEGADLMTASMMAKKITTEEEAKAALAERRRLAREEAERQAELERQRLEAERLAEIKAQEEEAERQRLFEEESTRLAEEQRRGEEERLRKAIEEAQQREEEEKRRREEEEKQRVEREEAEKKAKEEAEKQRVEVAERLKREEKEREERRKRVEAIMLRTRKGGAATTPSKDANDKAAPAAPAPDNNSSSNSSVTGSSNNSAEGSPSTADSTPAPTATETVQEAPNSQAMYEQSVLDKENSLINSFSTMIIDENAKNLQQVSNGKLLVDFESTNTVPAVANGNGHIENVNNKNDINLLQDVVAPVATQLIDLSIESQDLHLNNNNSLLTSTAATTTLVTADSHENKDISLL, translated from the exons ATGGCGAGTCTTGGGGGCCAACACGGAAATATTTCGACTAATCCAGAAG TGGAAAACACAGCCAAGCGACCCGAAAGTCGCGAGGGCAGCGCCGAGCGAAAAG ACCGTGAGGAGAAACTGAAATATGCCCGCGATCGCCAAAATGAGGAGCGCCACCGGAAGATCGAGGAGCTGCGCGCCCAGGCCGAGGCCGCCCAGCGCTACCGTGaacaaaaggaggaggagcgccgTCGACGCATCGAGGAGATCCGTACCCGGGACACAGAGAAGCGCCACCAGGTGGAGGAGCGCAAGAAGGCCATTTTCGAGGCCGAGAAGGAGCGCCGCGAGTACATCCTCAAAAAGAATCAG GAACGCGAGTCCCGGATAGAAGTCAAAAAGCGGGACAGAAACTCCATCGGCTTCGCTTTTGGCTCCTCGACTCCCCGCCTGCTGGATGTGCCCGCGGATTATGGTCTGGTATCGCCCAGTGCCTTTTGGGGTCAGCGGAG GTCCACATCTATATCGAACGTAGCGGGCGCCTCGCTCACACGTCGAAGTTCAGAGCGTGAACTTGCCGACAGTGGTGCTAAGAAGCGTGCCTCCTCATCGACGGACCGACAAGATG GACGGGCCTACTCGATGAACCGCTTGGACCAGCTGGCGCAGCCGATACGCCGCAATGGGGAGCACATGCGGGCGATTCTGGAGCGGGAACGCCGCGAGCGGGAGCTGGAGATGCTGGACGAGACCGCCTCGCTGGGCGGAGGAGGGGGGCGACGCGGTGCGGGGTCCAGCGCCCGTGCACGGCGGGCGGGAAGCGCCGGAAGCGGTAGCTCCAGTGCCGCCGGCATAATGTCCCGCAGCATGACACACCTGGCCGGAGGAGGTGGCCAGCGGGAGCGCGGAAAGTACTCGCTGGGAGGCGGCATATCGACCAGCTTCCGGCCGCTGGCCAGCGGAGCCGGAGGGCAGCGGGACTCCACTA GCTCGCGATCGGGAAATGCCACGCCCGGCGGACACTTCAATAGCTCAAGGCCCGGCAGCGCCATGTCCACATCGACAAACATGTCCACATCCGGGCTGGTGCCCAGGCGACCGGCAACAGCACCCCGAAAACCGAGGCCCGCCAGTATCGCCGGAACGGGCATGTCCCTCGAGG AGATTAACAAACTCAAGAGGGATCAGAAGCCGCCCGTGAAGACGACAGCCGCCTCGCCATCCGCACAAACGACACCCAAACGAACTGCAAACCTTATGTCCACCTCCCTGATCGTGACCTCCAGCTCATCGCGGCTGAGCAGCGCCGAGAAGAAGACGCCCTCGAAGCGG GAACCTCCGGTACCCAAGGCAGCATCAGCTTCAAAGGCGCTGCCAAGTCGCACGGCCAGTTCCGAGCGCATCAGTAGGCTTACCAAGGAACCGAAAACCAAGGATACCTCTGCAATGACTAGGTCGATGATTGTCACCAGCAGCAGTACCTCCACCATCACAAAACCAGCTCCTGCCCCGGTCGCACCCGCTTCCGCTCCAGTCCCTGAGCAGAATGGTGTGACCAAGGAGGTTGAGAAGACTCCTGTAGATGAGCCAGTTCCTGAGGCTGAAGTTCCTACCGAGGCTCCTGTTGCTGTTCCATCAGTGAGCAAGGCTGAGAAGGAAGCATTGAACACGGAGAAAACGGAAGAAGGGGCGCgtcaggaggaggagcaaaCTTTTGTGGTGGAATCTATGCCCGAAGCTTTGGTTACCTCAGTTAATGTAGAGGAAAAATCTGATGAGGGCACTGAAAAGGAGGTGCCTAAGGCTCAGGAGCAGGCTGCGCCCAAGAAACCATCGCGCAGCAAGGAGAACTCCGAGGTGCGGGAACTGACCCCACCAGAGGGTGCTGATCTGATGACCGCTTCGATGATGGCCAAGAAGATCACGaccgaggaggaggccaaggCCGCTTTGGCCGAGAGACGACGCCTGGCCCGCGAGGAGGCCGAACGACAGGCGGAATTAGAGCGCCAACGACTGGAGGCTGAACGCCTGGCAGAGATCAAAGCCCaagaggaggaggcggagcgCCAACGCCTGTTCGAGGAGGAGTCCACTCGCCTGGCCGAGGAACAGCGCCGCGGGGAGGAGGAGCGCCTGCGCAAGGCCATCGAG GAAGCCCAACAGCGTGAGGAGGAAGAGAAACGACGacgcgaggaggaggagaaacAGCGCGTGGAACGTGAGGAGGCCGAGAAGAAGGCCAAGGAGGAGGCAGAGAAGCAGCGCGTCGAGGTGGCCGAGCGCCTTAAGAGAGAGGAGAAGGAGCGCGAGGAACGTCGCAAGCGGGTGGAGGCCATCATGCTGCGCACCCGCAAGGGAGGCGCTGCCACCACACCCTCCAAG GACGCTAACGACAAAGCAGCTCCTGCCGCACCGGCTCCAGATAAtaatagcagcagcaacagcagcgtcaccgggagcagcaacaactcgGCTGAGGGCTCGCCCAGCACAGCAGATTCCACGCCAGCACCAACGGCAACGGAAACTGTCCAGGAGGCGCCAAACAGTCAGGCGATGTACGAGCAATCGGTGCTAGACAAGGAGAACTCGCTCATCAACAGCTTCTCCACGATGATCATCGATGAGAATGCCAAGAACCTGCAGCAGGTGAGCAACGGCAAGTTGCTGGTGGACTTCGAGAGCACCAACACAGTGCCGGCGGTTGCCAACGGCAATGGACACATCGAGAATGTCAACAACAAGAA TGACATCAATCTGCTGCAGGACGTAGTCGCTCCGGTCGCCACCCAGCTGATTGACCTGAGCATCGAGTCACAAGATCTACACctgaacaataacaacagcttGCTGACGAGCACAGCGGCAACCACCACGCTAGTCACTGCTGATAGTCACGAGAATAAAG ATATATCGCTGCTGTGA
- the LOC6736723 gene encoding ensconsin isoform X9, with product MASLGGQHGNISTNPEVENTAKRPESREGSAERKDREEKLKYARDRQNEERHRKIEELRAQAEAAQRYREQKEEERRRRIEEIRTRDTEKRHQVEERKKAIFEAEKERREYILKKNQERESRIEVKKRDRNSIGFAFGSSTPRLLDVPADYGLVSPSAFWGQRRSTSISNVAGASLTRRSSERELADSGAKKRASSSTDRQDEDSVDSSPMVFRSVYRRKTDLMPTIPSPRDGHYGSRGSLSSTPARTPGRAYSMNRLDQLAQPIRRNGEHMRAILERERRERELEMLDETASLGGGGGRRGAGSSARARRAGSAGSGSSSAAGIMSRSMTHLAGGGGQRERGKYSLGGGISTSFRPLASGAGGQRDSTSSRSGNATPGGHFNSSRPGSAMSTSTNMSTSGLVPRRPATAPRKPRPASIAGTGMSLEEINKLKRDQKPPVKTTAASPSAQTTPKRTANLMSTSLIVTSSSSRLSSAEKKTPSKREPPVPKAASASKALPSRTASSERISRLTKEPKTKDTSAMTRSMIVTSSSTSTITKPAPAPVAPASAPVPEQNGVTKEVEKTPVDEPVPEAEVPTEAPVAVPSVSKAEKEALNTEKTEEGARQEEEQTFVVESMPEALVTSVNVEEKSDEGTEKEVPKAQEQAAPKKPSRSKENSEVRELTPPEGADLMTASMMAKKITTEEEAKAALAERRRLAREEAERQAELERQRLEAERLAEIKAQEEEAERQRLFEEESTRLAEEQRRGEEERLRKAIEEAQQREEEEKRRREEEEKQRVEREEAEKKAKEEAEKQRVEVAERLKREEKEREERRKRVEAIMLRTRKGGAATTPSKDANDKAAPAAPAPDNNSSSNSSVTGSSNNSAEGSPSTADSTPAPTATETVQEAPNSQAMYEQSVLDKENSLINSFSTMIIDENAKNLQQVSNGKLLVDFESTNTVPAVANGNGHIENVNNKNDINLLQDVVAPVATQLIDLSIESQDLHLNNNNSLLTSTAATTTLVTADSHENKDISLL from the exons ATGGCGAGTCTTGGGGGCCAACACGGAAATATTTCGACTAATCCAGAAG TGGAAAACACAGCCAAGCGACCCGAAAGTCGCGAGGGCAGCGCCGAGCGAAAAG ACCGTGAGGAGAAACTGAAATATGCCCGCGATCGCCAAAATGAGGAGCGCCACCGGAAGATCGAGGAGCTGCGCGCCCAGGCCGAGGCCGCCCAGCGCTACCGTGaacaaaaggaggaggagcgccgTCGACGCATCGAGGAGATCCGTACCCGGGACACAGAGAAGCGCCACCAGGTGGAGGAGCGCAAGAAGGCCATTTTCGAGGCCGAGAAGGAGCGCCGCGAGTACATCCTCAAAAAGAATCAG GAACGCGAGTCCCGGATAGAAGTCAAAAAGCGGGACAGAAACTCCATCGGCTTCGCTTTTGGCTCCTCGACTCCCCGCCTGCTGGATGTGCCCGCGGATTATGGTCTGGTATCGCCCAGTGCCTTTTGGGGTCAGCGGAG GTCCACATCTATATCGAACGTAGCGGGCGCCTCGCTCACACGTCGAAGTTCAGAGCGTGAACTTGCCGACAGTGGTGCTAAGAAGCGTGCCTCCTCATCGACGGACCGACAAGATG AAGATAGCGTTGACTCATCACCCATGGTGTTCCGAAGCGTTTACCGCAGGAAAACGGACCTCATGCCGACAATACCTAGCCCCCGAGACGGGCATTATGGTTCGCGAGGCTCCCTGAGCTCCACGCCGGCCAGAACCCCAG GACGGGCCTACTCGATGAACCGCTTGGACCAGCTGGCGCAGCCGATACGCCGCAATGGGGAGCACATGCGGGCGATTCTGGAGCGGGAACGCCGCGAGCGGGAGCTGGAGATGCTGGACGAGACCGCCTCGCTGGGCGGAGGAGGGGGGCGACGCGGTGCGGGGTCCAGCGCCCGTGCACGGCGGGCGGGAAGCGCCGGAAGCGGTAGCTCCAGTGCCGCCGGCATAATGTCCCGCAGCATGACACACCTGGCCGGAGGAGGTGGCCAGCGGGAGCGCGGAAAGTACTCGCTGGGAGGCGGCATATCGACCAGCTTCCGGCCGCTGGCCAGCGGAGCCGGAGGGCAGCGGGACTCCACTA GCTCGCGATCGGGAAATGCCACGCCCGGCGGACACTTCAATAGCTCAAGGCCCGGCAGCGCCATGTCCACATCGACAAACATGTCCACATCCGGGCTGGTGCCCAGGCGACCGGCAACAGCACCCCGAAAACCGAGGCCCGCCAGTATCGCCGGAACGGGCATGTCCCTCGAGG AGATTAACAAACTCAAGAGGGATCAGAAGCCGCCCGTGAAGACGACAGCCGCCTCGCCATCCGCACAAACGACACCCAAACGAACTGCAAACCTTATGTCCACCTCCCTGATCGTGACCTCCAGCTCATCGCGGCTGAGCAGCGCCGAGAAGAAGACGCCCTCGAAGCGG GAACCTCCGGTACCCAAGGCAGCATCAGCTTCAAAGGCGCTGCCAAGTCGCACGGCCAGTTCCGAGCGCATCAGTAGGCTTACCAAGGAACCGAAAACCAAGGATACCTCTGCAATGACTAGGTCGATGATTGTCACCAGCAGCAGTACCTCCACCATCACAAAACCAGCTCCTGCCCCGGTCGCACCCGCTTCCGCTCCAGTCCCTGAGCAGAATGGTGTGACCAAGGAGGTTGAGAAGACTCCTGTAGATGAGCCAGTTCCTGAGGCTGAAGTTCCTACCGAGGCTCCTGTTGCTGTTCCATCAGTGAGCAAGGCTGAGAAGGAAGCATTGAACACGGAGAAAACGGAAGAAGGGGCGCgtcaggaggaggagcaaaCTTTTGTGGTGGAATCTATGCCCGAAGCTTTGGTTACCTCAGTTAATGTAGAGGAAAAATCTGATGAGGGCACTGAAAAGGAGGTGCCTAAGGCTCAGGAGCAGGCTGCGCCCAAGAAACCATCGCGCAGCAAGGAGAACTCCGAGGTGCGGGAACTGACCCCACCAGAGGGTGCTGATCTGATGACCGCTTCGATGATGGCCAAGAAGATCACGaccgaggaggaggccaaggCCGCTTTGGCCGAGAGACGACGCCTGGCCCGCGAGGAGGCCGAACGACAGGCGGAATTAGAGCGCCAACGACTGGAGGCTGAACGCCTGGCAGAGATCAAAGCCCaagaggaggaggcggagcgCCAACGCCTGTTCGAGGAGGAGTCCACTCGCCTGGCCGAGGAACAGCGCCGCGGGGAGGAGGAGCGCCTGCGCAAGGCCATCGAG GAAGCCCAACAGCGTGAGGAGGAAGAGAAACGACGacgcgaggaggaggagaaacAGCGCGTGGAACGTGAGGAGGCCGAGAAGAAGGCCAAGGAGGAGGCAGAGAAGCAGCGCGTCGAGGTGGCCGAGCGCCTTAAGAGAGAGGAGAAGGAGCGCGAGGAACGTCGCAAGCGGGTGGAGGCCATCATGCTGCGCACCCGCAAGGGAGGCGCTGCCACCACACCCTCCAAG GACGCTAACGACAAAGCAGCTCCTGCCGCACCGGCTCCAGATAAtaatagcagcagcaacagcagcgtcaccgggagcagcaacaactcgGCTGAGGGCTCGCCCAGCACAGCAGATTCCACGCCAGCACCAACGGCAACGGAAACTGTCCAGGAGGCGCCAAACAGTCAGGCGATGTACGAGCAATCGGTGCTAGACAAGGAGAACTCGCTCATCAACAGCTTCTCCACGATGATCATCGATGAGAATGCCAAGAACCTGCAGCAGGTGAGCAACGGCAAGTTGCTGGTGGACTTCGAGAGCACCAACACAGTGCCGGCGGTTGCCAACGGCAATGGACACATCGAGAATGTCAACAACAAGAA TGACATCAATCTGCTGCAGGACGTAGTCGCTCCGGTCGCCACCCAGCTGATTGACCTGAGCATCGAGTCACAAGATCTACACctgaacaataacaacagcttGCTGACGAGCACAGCGGCAACCACCACGCTAGTCACTGCTGATAGTCACGAGAATAAAG ATATATCGCTGCTGTGA